Proteins encoded together in one Bacteroides ovatus window:
- a CDS encoding glycosyl hydrolase 115 family protein, with protein sequence MKKLFLFFYLSVVSIAAFAAEQFVIFTPAGNHFPLVANGVPCPIYIDSSEDKGVMIAAGNLQQDILQVCGKKPELLTSTSSKRCIIAGTYGTPFIKKLMSAGKIDKKELDGKNEKYILQVIANPCEGIDEAVVIIGSDRRGTIYGIYELSEQMGVSPWYWWADVPVMKQANVYIKPGQYSDGEPAVTYRGIFLNDEAPCLTRWVKHTYGTNYGDHRFYARVCELILRLKGNFLWPAMWSWAFYADDPQNSKTASEMGVIIGTSHHEPMARNHQEWSRKRKEYGAWDYTTNQKVIDQFFREGIERMQGTEDIVTIGMRGDGDAAMSKSTNVKLLENVVKNQRKIIEEVTKRPAKETPQVWALYKEVLDYYDKGMRVPDDVIMLLCDDNWGNVCRLPNAKERKHPGGWGMYYHVDYVGAPRNSKWLNVTPIQNMWEQLQLTYDYGVEKLWILNVGDLKPMEYPITLFMDMAWNPKQFNVSNLLDHPRRFCAQQFGEDQADEAMRILNLYSKYNGRVTGEMLDRNTYNLETGEWKQVSDEYLKLEAEALRQYISLKPEYKDAYKQLILFPVQAMANLYEMYYAQAMNHKLYKENNPQANEWADKVEQAFARDKALSDDYNNIMSGGKWKNMMIQKHIGYTSWNDNFPADTLPKIYRIENPEKAVGGYVFTGQDGYIAIEAEHYYSAKAAPDTEWTVIPYMGRTLSGMALMPYTQPTDGASISYKIKLPKGIDKVTVHVIVKSTLAFHDRKGHEYSIGFEGGKDQTINFNHNLNELPENVYSIYYPTVARRIVEKKAKLNVPNTSDGMQTITFKPLDPGIVLEKLVVDYGGYKKSYLFMNESKSKRESR encoded by the coding sequence ATGAAAAAGTTATTTCTATTCTTCTACCTCTCTGTTGTGAGTATAGCGGCATTTGCCGCTGAACAATTTGTAATATTCACACCGGCCGGTAATCATTTTCCGTTGGTTGCCAACGGAGTTCCTTGTCCGATATACATAGATTCTTCCGAAGACAAAGGGGTAATGATTGCTGCCGGCAATCTTCAACAAGACATACTGCAAGTATGCGGAAAAAAGCCCGAACTCTTAACAAGCACAAGTTCGAAACGGTGTATCATTGCAGGTACTTATGGCACTCCTTTTATAAAGAAGCTGATGTCAGCAGGCAAAATAGACAAAAAGGAATTGGATGGAAAAAATGAAAAATACATCCTGCAAGTCATCGCCAATCCTTGCGAGGGAATAGATGAAGCGGTAGTTATCATCGGCAGCGACAGACGCGGCACTATTTATGGTATCTACGAGCTTTCTGAACAGATGGGAGTATCTCCCTGGTATTGGTGGGCAGATGTTCCCGTCATGAAACAAGCAAATGTATATATTAAACCCGGACAATACTCGGACGGAGAGCCGGCCGTAACCTATCGCGGTATCTTTCTGAATGATGAAGCGCCGTGTCTTACCCGATGGGTAAAACACACATACGGCACCAACTACGGCGACCATCGTTTTTATGCACGGGTGTGTGAACTGATACTACGCCTGAAAGGTAATTTCCTTTGGCCGGCCATGTGGAGCTGGGCTTTCTATGCTGACGACCCGCAGAATAGTAAAACAGCAAGTGAAATGGGAGTCATTATCGGCACGTCCCACCACGAACCGATGGCACGCAACCATCAGGAATGGTCACGCAAGCGCAAAGAATATGGTGCATGGGATTATACAACTAACCAAAAAGTGATCGATCAGTTTTTCCGTGAAGGCATCGAACGGATGCAGGGTACAGAAGATATCGTAACCATCGGTATGCGCGGAGACGGTGACGCAGCCATGAGTAAAAGCACCAATGTGAAACTTCTGGAGAATGTAGTCAAGAATCAGCGCAAGATTATTGAAGAAGTCACCAAACGTCCGGCCAAAGAGACTCCGCAAGTATGGGCGTTGTATAAAGAAGTATTGGATTATTACGATAAAGGTATGCGTGTGCCCGATGATGTTATCATGCTATTGTGTGATGATAATTGGGGCAATGTATGCCGCCTGCCAAATGCCAAAGAACGCAAGCATCCGGGCGGTTGGGGCATGTATTACCATGTAGACTACGTAGGTGCTCCGAGAAACTCTAAATGGCTGAACGTAACCCCTATACAAAATATGTGGGAGCAACTTCAACTCACATACGATTATGGAGTAGAAAAGCTGTGGATACTGAATGTAGGCGATTTGAAACCAATGGAATATCCGATCACGCTCTTCATGGATATGGCATGGAATCCCAAGCAATTCAACGTCTCCAACTTGCTGGATCATCCCCGTCGTTTCTGCGCACAGCAGTTTGGCGAAGACCAGGCGGATGAAGCCATGCGAATCTTAAACCTGTACAGCAAATACAACGGCCGCGTGACGGGAGAAATGCTCGACCGGAATACTTATAACCTGGAGACCGGCGAATGGAAACAAGTATCTGATGAATATCTGAAACTGGAAGCGGAAGCTTTGAGACAATACATATCACTGAAACCGGAATATAAAGATGCTTACAAGCAATTAATCCTCTTCCCCGTTCAAGCCATGGCAAACCTGTACGAAATGTATTATGCACAAGCCATGAACCATAAATTGTATAAAGAAAACAATCCGCAAGCTAACGAATGGGCAGATAAAGTGGAACAGGCTTTTGCACGGGATAAAGCGTTGAGTGACGATTATAACAACATTATGTCCGGCGGCAAATGGAAGAATATGATGATTCAGAAACATATCGGTTATACCTCATGGAATGATAACTTCCCCGCTGATACACTGCCTAAAATCTACCGAATCGAAAATCCGGAAAAGGCTGTCGGCGGATACGTATTCACCGGACAAGACGGATATATAGCCATAGAAGCCGAACATTACTACAGCGCTAAAGCAGCGCCTGATACGGAATGGACAGTGATTCCCTATATGGGGCGTACCCTTAGTGGCATGGCTCTGATGCCTTACACACAACCAACTGACGGAGCTTCTATCTCCTACAAGATAAAGTTGCCTAAAGGAATTGACAAGGTGACTGTCCATGTGATAGTAAAATCAACTCTTGCTTTCCACGATCGCAAAGGACATGAGTATAGTATCGGATTTGAAGGAGGAAAGGATCAGACGATCAATTTCAATCATAACTTAAACGAGCTTCCTGAAAATGTATACAGCATATACTATCCGACAGTCGCACGACGCATCGTTGAGAAAAAAGCAAAACTGAATGTACCGAATACATCAGACGGTATGCAAACAATCACTTTCAAACCTCTTGATCCGGGTATCGTGCTGGAAAAGTTAGTCGTAGACTACGGAGGCTATAAGAAATCTTATCTGTTTATGAACGAATCGAAAAGTAAGAGAGAAAGTAGATAA